One genomic segment of Pseudomonas sp. RU47 includes these proteins:
- a CDS encoding DUF423 domain-containing protein — protein sequence MLRGFLMLAAFFGFTGVALGAFAAHGLKNRLTPEYLAIFHTGVTYQLVHTLALFGVALLATQIQGRLVAWAGFSFAAGILLFSGSLYVLTTTGISKLGIITPFGGLAFLVGWVCLGLAAWRLQPTA from the coding sequence ATGCTGCGTGGCTTTTTGATGCTGGCTGCTTTTTTCGGTTTCACCGGGGTCGCCTTGGGCGCATTCGCCGCCCATGGCCTGAAAAACCGCCTGACGCCCGAGTATCTGGCGATTTTCCACACCGGCGTGACCTATCAACTGGTGCACACCTTGGCGCTGTTCGGTGTGGCGCTGTTGGCCACGCAGATTCAGGGTCGACTGGTTGCCTGGGCCGGCTTTTCCTTCGCAGCGGGCATTCTGTTGTTCTCCGGCAGCCTGTATGTGTTGACCACCACCGGCATCAGCAAGCTCGGCATCATCACCCCGTTCGGTGGCCTGGCATTTCTGGTCGGTTGGGTTTGCCTTGGGCTCGCCGCCTGGCGCTTGCAACCAACCGCTTGA
- the mtgA gene encoding monofunctional biosynthetic peptidoglycan transglycosylase has protein sequence MLRTIFRRLTKALLWFAGGSVLLVLVFRVVPPPGTALMVERKVESWVDGEPIDLQRTWKPWDEISDDLKVAVMAGEDQKFPEHWGFDFSAIQAALAHNELGGSIRGASTLSQQVSKNLFLWAGRSYLRKGLEAWFTALIEVFWPKQRILEVYLNSVEWDDGVFGAEAAARHHFGVSAKSLSRQQASYLAAVLPNPRVWSASHPTAYVSRRAGWIRQQMSQLGGDSYLLGLNDSRRAPWSR, from the coding sequence ATGCTGCGTACTATTTTCCGTCGTCTCACGAAGGCCCTGCTCTGGTTCGCCGGTGGCAGCGTCTTGCTGGTGCTGGTGTTTCGCGTCGTGCCGCCGCCGGGCACGGCGCTGATGGTCGAGCGCAAGGTCGAATCCTGGGTCGACGGTGAGCCGATTGACCTGCAACGTACCTGGAAGCCGTGGGACGAAATCTCGGACGATCTCAAAGTCGCGGTCATGGCCGGCGAGGATCAGAAATTCCCGGAGCACTGGGGTTTTGATTTCAGCGCGATCCAGGCCGCACTGGCGCACAACGAGCTCGGCGGCTCGATTCGCGGGGCCAGTACCTTGAGCCAGCAAGTGTCGAAAAACCTGTTTCTGTGGGCGGGTCGCAGCTATCTGCGTAAAGGCCTGGAGGCGTGGTTTACCGCGCTGATCGAAGTATTCTGGCCCAAGCAGCGGATTCTTGAGGTGTACCTGAACAGCGTCGAGTGGGATGACGGGGTGTTTGGCGCCGAAGCGGCTGCCCGCCATCACTTTGGCGTGAGCGCGAAATCGTTGTCACGTCAGCAGGCCAGTTATCTGGCGGCTGTTCTGCCGAACCCTAGGGTGTGGAGTGCTAGCCATCCGACCGCTTATGTGTCGCGCCGGGCCGGGTGGATTCGGCAGCAGATGAGTCAGTTGGGTGGGGATAGTTATCTGTTGGGGCTGAATGATTCGCGTCGGGCACCGTGGTCTCGATAA
- the rpoH gene encoding RNA polymerase sigma factor RpoH translates to MTNSLQPAYALVPGANLEAYVHTVNSIPLLTPEQERELAESLYYEQDLGAARQMVLAHLRFVVHIARSYSGYGLAQADLIQEGNVGLMKAVKRFNPEMGVRLVSFAVHWIKAEIHEFILRNWRIVKVATTKAQRKLFFNLRSQKKRLAWLNNEEVHRVAESLGVEPREVREMESRLTGHDMAFDPAAEADDDSAFQSPANYLEDHRYDPARQLEDADWSDNSNSNLHEALEVLDERSRDILYQRWLAEEKATLHDLAQKYNVSAERIRQLEKSAMNKLKLSIAA, encoded by the coding sequence ATGACCAATTCTTTGCAGCCTGCGTATGCGTTGGTTCCGGGTGCGAACCTGGAAGCTTACGTGCACACCGTCAACAGTATTCCATTGCTGACGCCGGAGCAGGAGCGTGAACTGGCCGAGAGTCTCTACTATGAGCAGGATTTGGGGGCGGCTCGGCAGATGGTGCTCGCCCACCTGCGTTTTGTCGTACATATCGCCCGTAGCTATTCCGGCTACGGTCTGGCTCAGGCTGACCTGATCCAGGAAGGTAACGTCGGCCTGATGAAGGCCGTAAAGCGCTTCAACCCGGAAATGGGTGTGCGTCTGGTGTCGTTCGCCGTGCACTGGATCAAGGCGGAAATTCACGAGTTCATTCTGCGCAACTGGCGCATTGTGAAAGTCGCGACCACCAAGGCCCAGCGCAAGCTGTTCTTCAACCTGCGCAGCCAGAAGAAACGTCTGGCGTGGCTGAACAACGAGGAAGTCCACCGTGTGGCGGAAAGCCTCGGCGTTGAACCGCGGGAAGTGCGCGAGATGGAAAGTCGCCTGACCGGCCATGACATGGCCTTCGACCCGGCTGCTGAAGCCGACGACGACAGCGCTTTCCAGTCGCCGGCCAACTATCTGGAAGACCACCGGTACGACCCGGCGCGTCAACTGGAAGATGCCGACTGGAGCGACAACTCCAACAGCAACCTGCACGAAGCCCTGGAAGTGCTGGACGAGCGCAGCCGTGACATCCTCTACCAGCGCTGGCTGGCAGAAGAGAAAGCCACGCTGCACGACCTGGCGCAGAAGTACAACGTGTCGGCCGAGCGGATCCGTCAGCTCGAGAAGAGCGCGATGAACAAGCTCAAGTTGTCGATTGCCGCATAA
- the ftsX gene encoding permease-like cell division protein FtsX has translation MSATRSPKVSERVAPKAADPQPPKKKKHDEDDGPDFATLFRAWIESHRASLLDSLRRLGKQPIGSFFTCMVMAVALSLPMGLSLLLNNVERLGGSWQRAAQISLYLQLDASPEQGESLREQIKGMPGVADAEYVGRDQALEEFQQQSGLGEALRELPENPLPGVVLVTPNEVDKPTLEALRQKLSELPKVQQAQLDLVWVERLAAILKLGDRFVFGLTVLLVSALLLVIGNTIRLHIENRRTEIEVIKLVGGTDSYVRRPFLYMGALYGFGAGLLSWGVLAFGLNWLNDAVVGLAGLYGSDFALAGVPVADGLSLLLGAVLLGYIGAWIAVARHLRELAPK, from the coding sequence ATGAGTGCGACACGCAGTCCGAAGGTTTCCGAACGCGTGGCCCCGAAAGCCGCCGATCCGCAGCCGCCGAAGAAGAAAAAACACGACGAAGACGATGGTCCGGACTTCGCCACGCTGTTCCGTGCGTGGATCGAAAGCCATCGCGCCAGCCTGCTCGACAGCCTGCGTCGCCTCGGCAAACAGCCGATCGGCAGCTTCTTCACCTGCATGGTGATGGCGGTGGCGCTGAGTTTGCCGATGGGGCTTTCGCTGTTGCTTAACAACGTCGAGCGTCTTGGCGGTTCGTGGCAGCGAGCGGCGCAGATTTCGCTGTATCTGCAACTCGACGCCAGCCCGGAACAGGGCGAGTCGCTGCGCGAACAGATCAAAGGCATGCCCGGCGTAGCTGATGCTGAATATGTCGGCCGCGATCAGGCGCTGGAAGAGTTCCAGCAACAGTCCGGACTGGGCGAAGCCCTGCGCGAGCTGCCGGAGAACCCGTTGCCGGGCGTCGTGCTGGTGACGCCAAACGAAGTCGACAAGCCGACGCTGGAAGCATTAAGACAAAAACTTTCCGAGCTGCCCAAGGTACAACAGGCGCAACTTGATCTAGTCTGGGTCGAGCGTCTGGCCGCCATCCTCAAGCTTGGCGATCGTTTTGTCTTCGGTCTGACGGTGCTTTTGGTTTCTGCATTACTTTTGGTGATAGGCAATACCATTCGTCTTCATATTGAAAACCGCCGCACAGAGATAGAAGTGATTAAACTCGTCGGCGGCACTGACAGCTATGTGCGTCGTCCCTTCCTTTATATGGGCGCGTTGTATGGCTTCGGTGCGGGACTGTTGTCCTGGGGTGTATTGGCGTTCGGCCTGAACTGGCTGAACGATGCGGTGGTTGGACTGGCCGGCTTGTACGGCAGTGATTTCGCGCTGGCCGGAGTGCCAGTTGCCGACGGTCTGTCGCTCTTGCTTGGCGCGGTGCTGTTGGGTTATATCGGTGCATGGATTGCAGTCGCACGCCATCTCAGGGAGCTGGCGCCGAAGTAG
- the ftsE gene encoding cell division ATP-binding protein FtsE has product MIRFEQVGKRYPNGHVGLHELSFRVRRGEFLFVTGHSGAGKSTLLRLLLAMERPTSGKLLLAGQDLSTISNAQIPFLRRQIGVVFQNHQLLFDRTVFNNVALPLQILGLSKAEIAKRVDSALERVALSDKTDLYPGDLSTGQQQRVGIARAIVHRPALLLADEPTGNLDPRLAAEIMGVFEDINRLGTSVLIASHDLALIARMRHRMLTLQRGRLIGDGEAGE; this is encoded by the coding sequence ATGATTCGTTTCGAACAGGTCGGTAAACGCTACCCGAACGGTCACGTCGGCTTGCATGAGCTGAGCTTTCGAGTCCGTCGTGGCGAGTTCTTGTTTGTCACCGGCCACTCCGGTGCCGGTAAATCCACGTTGTTGCGCCTGTTGCTGGCGATGGAACGTCCAACCAGCGGCAAACTGCTGCTGGCCGGGCAAGACCTGAGCACCATCAGCAACGCGCAGATTCCGTTCCTGCGCCGGCAGATCGGCGTGGTGTTCCAGAACCACCAGTTGCTGTTCGATCGTACGGTGTTCAACAACGTCGCCTTGCCGCTGCAGATTCTCGGGCTGTCCAAGGCCGAAATCGCCAAGCGTGTCGATTCGGCACTGGAGCGCGTGGCGCTGTCGGATAAAACCGATCTGTACCCGGGCGACCTGTCCACCGGTCAGCAACAGCGCGTCGGCATTGCTCGCGCCATCGTTCACCGCCCGGCCCTGCTGCTGGCGGACGAACCGACCGGTAACCTCGACCCGCGTCTGGCGGCCGAGATCATGGGCGTCTTCGAAGACATCAACCGTCTGGGCACCAGCGTGCTGATTGCCAGTCACGACCTGGCACTGATCGCGCGTATGCGTCACCGCATGCTGACCCTGCAACGCGGCCGATTGATTGGCGACGGGGAGGCCGGAGAATGA
- the ftsY gene encoding signal recognition particle-docking protein FtsY codes for MFGSNDDKKTPAAAGEKKSLFGWLRKKPQEPVVEQPPAIPEPAPAPAPVIEEEPAPIVLPIAEPVLQPVEPESEPEAPVAAELPLTPAAEPWLTLPVAEEPVALVEEAAPHVTPEIPAPAAFVPEVAPAPVVEPVVEPAPVVVEPVAPVFVAPVVQQPEPAPAPAPAPAPAPAPAPAPAPVVAAPVTPVEVIAEAPVEAPRTEETKAGFFARLKQGLSKTSASIGEGMASLFLGRKTIDDDLLDDLETRLLTADVGVEATTQIIQRLTQKVARKELADADALYKSLQAELAAMLKPVEQPLKIVSQNKPFVILVVGVNGAGKTTTIGKLAKKLQLEGKKVMLAAGDTFRAAAVEQLQVWGERNKIPVIAQHTGADSASVIFDAVQAAKARGIDVLIADTAGRLHTKDNLMEELKKVRRVIGKLDADAPHEVLLVLDAGTGQNAINQAKQFNQTVELTGLALTKLDGTAKGGVIFALAKQFGLPIRYIGVGEGIDDLRTFEAEPFVQALFAERERS; via the coding sequence ATGTTTGGTTCCAACGACGACAAGAAGACCCCAGCTGCGGCTGGCGAGAAGAAAAGCCTGTTCGGATGGCTGCGTAAGAAACCGCAGGAACCCGTCGTCGAACAGCCGCCCGCGATTCCTGAGCCTGCACCGGCGCCTGCACCGGTAATAGAAGAAGAGCCGGCACCGATCGTTCTGCCGATTGCCGAACCGGTGTTGCAACCGGTTGAGCCAGAGTCTGAGCCAGAAGCGCCTGTGGCGGCGGAATTGCCGCTGACCCCGGCGGCTGAGCCATGGCTGACTTTGCCTGTGGCGGAAGAGCCAGTGGCATTGGTTGAAGAGGCTGCGCCGCACGTCACCCCAGAGATTCCTGCGCCTGCTGCATTCGTTCCAGAGGTTGCTCCGGCACCGGTGGTTGAGCCGGTTGTCGAGCCTGCGCCGGTTGTTGTTGAGCCTGTTGCGCCCGTGTTTGTTGCGCCAGTTGTTCAACAGCCCGAGCCTGCACCTGCACCTGCACCTGCACCTGCACCTGCACCTGCACCTGCACCTGCACCTGCACCGGTTGTCGCTGCTCCTGTTACTCCAGTTGAAGTGATTGCCGAGGCCCCGGTCGAAGCCCCGCGCACCGAAGAAACCAAGGCCGGCTTCTTCGCCCGCCTCAAGCAAGGCCTGTCGAAAACCAGCGCCAGCATCGGCGAGGGCATGGCCAGTCTGTTCCTCGGCCGCAAAACCATCGATGACGACCTGCTCGATGACCTCGAAACCCGTCTGCTGACCGCCGACGTCGGCGTCGAAGCCACCACGCAGATCATCCAGCGCCTGACCCAGAAGGTCGCCCGCAAAGAGCTGGCCGACGCCGACGCGCTGTACAAATCCCTGCAGGCCGAGTTGGCCGCGATGCTCAAACCGGTCGAACAACCGCTGAAGATCGTCTCGCAGAACAAGCCGTTCGTGATTCTGGTGGTTGGCGTCAACGGCGCCGGCAAGACCACCACCATCGGCAAACTGGCGAAGAAGCTGCAGCTGGAAGGCAAGAAAGTCATGCTTGCCGCTGGTGACACCTTCCGCGCCGCTGCCGTGGAGCAACTTCAAGTCTGGGGCGAGCGCAACAAGATTCCGGTCATCGCCCAGCACACCGGCGCCGACTCGGCTTCGGTGATTTTCGACGCCGTGCAGGCCGCCAAGGCGCGTGGCATCGACGTGCTGATCGCCGACACCGCCGGTCGTCTGCACACCAAAGACAACCTGATGGAAGAACTGAAAAAGGTTCGCCGCGTAATCGGCAAGCTCGACGCCGACGCGCCGCACGAAGTGTTGCTGGTGCTCGACGCCGGTACTGGCCAGAACGCCATCAACCAGGCCAAGCAATTCAACCAGACCGTCGAACTGACCGGTCTGGCGCTGACCAAGCTTGACGGTACCGCCAAGGGCGGGGTGATTTTCGCCCTGGCCAAGCAGTTCGGCCTGCCGATTCGCTACATCGGCGTCGGTGAAGGCATCGACGATTTGCGTACCTTTGAAGCCGAACCCTTTGTCCAGGCACTGTTTGCCGAGCGGGAGCGTTCATGA
- a CDS encoding M16 family metallopeptidase, whose translation MNALARRAAGLLLSTVCLPLSALAADPQPTHEFTLDNGLKVVVREDHRAPVVVSQVWYKVGSSYETPGQTGLSHALEHMMFKGSEKVGPGEASLILRDLGAEENAFTSDDFTAYYQVLARDRLGVAFELEADRMANLRLPADEFAKEIEVIKEERRLRTDDKPMSKAYERYKAMAYPASGYHTPTIGWMADLDRMTVEELRHWYQSWYVPNNATLVVVGDVTPDEVKTLAQRYFGPIAKREVPPAKKPLELAEPGERQITLHVQTQLPSLMLGFNVPSIATAEDKRSVNALRLISALLDGGYSGRIPTQLERGEELVSGGSSSYDAYTRGDSLFTLSATPNTQKKKTMAQAEAGLWKLLEQLKTTAPSAEELERVRAQVIAGLVFERDSITSQATAIGQLETVGLSWKLMDTELADLESVTPQDIQNAAKLYFTRERLSVAHVLPLETTHE comes from the coding sequence ATGAATGCTCTAGCCCGCCGCGCTGCAGGCCTGCTGCTCAGCACAGTCTGCCTGCCCCTTTCGGCCCTGGCGGCCGACCCGCAACCGACCCACGAATTCACCCTCGACAACGGCCTCAAGGTCGTCGTGCGCGAAGACCATCGCGCGCCCGTGGTGGTCTCGCAGGTCTGGTACAAGGTCGGTTCCAGCTACGAAACCCCGGGCCAGACCGGTCTGTCCCACGCGCTTGAGCACATGATGTTCAAGGGCAGCGAGAAAGTCGGTCCCGGCGAAGCCTCTTTAATCCTGCGCGACCTGGGCGCCGAAGAGAACGCATTCACCAGCGACGACTTCACCGCTTATTACCAGGTGCTGGCTCGCGACCGTCTGGGCGTAGCCTTCGAACTGGAAGCCGACCGCATGGCCAATCTGCGCCTGCCGGCCGACGAGTTCGCCAAGGAAATCGAAGTCATCAAGGAAGAGCGCCGCTTGCGCACCGATGACAAGCCGATGTCCAAGGCTTACGAGCGTTACAAAGCCATGGCCTACCCGGCCAGCGGTTACCACACGCCCACCATTGGCTGGATGGCTGACCTCGACCGCATGACGGTCGAAGAGCTGCGCCACTGGTACCAATCCTGGTACGTGCCGAACAACGCCACGCTGGTGGTGGTCGGCGACGTGACCCCGGACGAGGTAAAAACCCTCGCCCAACGCTATTTCGGCCCGATCGCCAAGCGCGAGGTACCACCGGCGAAAAAACCGCTGGAACTGGCCGAACCCGGCGAACGCCAGATCACCCTGCACGTGCAGACGCAATTGCCGAGCTTGATGCTTGGTTTCAACGTGCCGAGCATCGCCACGGCTGAAGACAAGCGCTCGGTCAACGCTCTGCGTCTGATCTCGGCGCTGCTCGACGGCGGCTACAGCGGTCGCATCCCGACGCAACTGGAGCGCGGTGAAGAGCTGGTTTCCGGCGGTTCGTCGAGCTACGACGCCTACACCCGTGGCGACAGCCTGTTCACCCTGTCGGCAACCCCGAACACGCAGAAGAAAAAGACCATGGCGCAAGCCGAAGCCGGCCTGTGGAAACTGCTGGAGCAGTTGAAAACCACCGCGCCATCTGCCGAAGAACTGGAACGCGTGCGTGCACAAGTGATCGCCGGTCTGGTCTTCGAGCGTGATTCGATCACCAGCCAGGCCACCGCGATTGGCCAACTGGAAACCGTCGGCCTGTCGTGGAAACTGATGGACACCGAACTCGCCGATCTGGAAAGCGTCACCCCGCAAGACATCCAGAACGCCGCCAAGTTGTATTTCACCCGCGAACGTCTCAGCGTCGCCCACGTCCTGCCACTGGAGACGACTCATGAGTAA
- a CDS encoding M16 family metallopeptidase: MSKRKSPRLLLGLIAVAVIGSAALYLSPGADSNASEALDNAKTSQKLQSLAELDGKAPASRKLDVQTWNTAEGAKVLFVEAHELPMFDMRLIFAAGSSQDGSASGLAVLTNAMLNEGVAGKDVGAIAQGFEGLGADFGNGAFKDMALASLRSLSAADKREPALKLFSEVIGKPTFPADSFARIKNQMLAGFEYQKQNPGKLASLELMKRLYGDHPYAHSSDGNPQSVPKITLAQLREFHAKAYAAGNVVIALVGDLSRTEAETIANQVSSALPKGPALAKIAQPQEPKASTGHIEFPSKQTNLMLAQLGIDRDDPDYAALSMGNQILGGGGFGTRLMSEVREKRGLTYGVYSGFSPMQARGPFMINLQTRAEMSEGTLKLVQDVLADYLKTGPTQKELDDAKRELAGSFPLSTASNADIVGQLGAMGFYNLPLSYLDDFMRQSQSLTVEQVRDALNKHLSTDKMVIVTAGPTVPQKPLPAPSDKPAEQPLGVPEH, from the coding sequence ATGAGTAAGCGCAAATCCCCACGCCTGCTGCTCGGCCTGATCGCCGTGGCAGTGATCGGCTCTGCCGCGTTGTACCTGTCGCCGGGCGCTGACAGCAATGCCAGCGAAGCCTTGGACAACGCCAAGACCAGCCAAAAGCTGCAATCACTGGCCGAGCTCGACGGCAAGGCCCCGGCCAGCCGCAAGCTCGACGTGCAAACCTGGAACACCGCCGAAGGCGCCAAAGTGCTGTTCGTCGAAGCCCATGAGCTGCCAATGTTCGACATGCGCCTGATCTTCGCCGCCGGCAGCAGCCAGGACGGCAGCGCATCGGGTCTGGCGGTGCTGACCAACGCCATGCTCAACGAAGGTGTCGCTGGCAAAGACGTCGGCGCCATCGCTCAGGGCTTTGAAGGTCTGGGTGCTGATTTCGGCAACGGTGCTTTCAAGGACATGGCGCTGGCTTCGCTGCGCAGCCTGAGTGCTGCCGACAAGCGTGAGCCTGCTTTGAAGCTGTTCTCGGAAGTCATCGGCAAACCGACCTTCCCGGCCGACTCGTTCGCGCGCATCAAGAACCAGATGCTCGCCGGATTCGAATATCAGAAACAGAACCCCGGCAAACTCGCCAGCCTTGAGCTGATGAAGCGTCTGTATGGCGATCACCCGTACGCGCATTCGAGCGACGGCAATCCACAGAGCGTGCCGAAGATCACTCTCGCGCAATTGCGTGAGTTCCACGCCAAGGCTTACGCCGCTGGCAATGTGGTGATTGCGCTGGTCGGTGACTTGTCTCGCACGGAAGCCGAGACGATTGCCAATCAGGTCTCCTCGGCCCTGCCGAAAGGCCCGGCGCTGGCGAAGATCGCTCAGCCGCAGGAACCGAAAGCCAGCACTGGCCATATCGAATTCCCGTCGAAGCAGACCAACCTGATGCTCGCGCAACTGGGCATCGACCGTGATGACCCGGATTACGCGGCGCTGTCGATGGGCAACCAGATCCTCGGTGGCGGCGGTTTCGGCACACGCCTGATGAGCGAAGTGCGTGAAAAACGTGGCCTGACTTACGGCGTATATTCGGGTTTCAGCCCGATGCAGGCTCGTGGCCCGTTCATGATCAATCTGCAGACTCGTGCGGAAATGAGCGAAGGCACCCTGAAACTGGTGCAAGACGTGCTCGCCGACTACCTGAAAACCGGGCCGACGCAGAAAGAACTCGATGACGCCAAACGCGAGCTGGCTGGCAGCTTCCCGCTATCGACCGCGAGCAATGCCGATATCGTTGGCCAACTCGGCGCCATGGGCTTCTATAATCTGCCGTTGAGCTATCTGGACGACTTCATGCGTCAGTCGCAGAGCCTGACCGTGGAACAAGTCCGCGACGCCCTGAACAAACACCTGAGCACGGACAAAATGGTCATCGTCACCGCTGGCCCGACCGTGCCGCAAAAGCCGTTACCGGCCCCATCTGATAAACCTGCCGAGCAACCGCTCGGGGTTCCGGAGCACTAA
- the rsmD gene encoding 16S rRNA (guanine(966)-N(2))-methyltransferase RsmD — protein sequence MATRSPKKPAQNVHNGVNQLRIIGGQWRSRKLSFPDAPGLRPTPDRVRETLFNWLAPYVEGAKVLDPFAGSGALFLEALSRGAAMGQALDASNIAVSSLKEHLGTLRCTNGQVQTADALRYLETQTASAFDLVFLDPPFNQNLLPTVCALLEERQWLAPDSWIYTESETAPSTLGLPGNWRLHREQKSGRVYYALWQRTAEIAG from the coding sequence ATGGCTACCCGATCGCCTAAAAAACCTGCGCAAAACGTCCACAACGGTGTGAACCAGTTGCGCATCATTGGCGGCCAATGGCGCAGCCGCAAGCTGAGCTTCCCTGACGCGCCGGGCCTGCGCCCGACGCCGGATCGCGTGCGTGAAACCCTGTTCAACTGGCTCGCGCCGTACGTTGAAGGGGCCAAGGTACTCGACCCGTTCGCCGGCAGCGGCGCGCTGTTTCTCGAAGCACTGTCCCGCGGCGCCGCCATGGGCCAGGCGCTGGATGCCAGCAACATTGCCGTCTCCAGCCTGAAGGAACACCTCGGCACCCTGCGCTGCACCAACGGCCAGGTGCAGACCGCCGACGCCCTGCGTTATCTGGAAACCCAGACCGCCAGTGCGTTCGACCTGGTGTTCCTCGACCCGCCGTTCAATCAGAACCTGCTGCCGACCGTTTGCGCCTTGCTCGAAGAACGTCAGTGGCTGGCGCCCGACTCGTGGATCTACACTGAAAGCGAAACAGCGCCATCGACGCTGGGTCTGCCGGGCAACTGGCGCCTGCACCGCGAGCAGAAATCCGGCCGGGTTTACTACGCGCTGTGGCAACGTACGGCAGAGATCGCCGGTTAA
- a CDS encoding hydrolase → MPPSSERFTPAFGLGNPHLQTLWGPLWRKTVHIERERERLWLEDGDFLDLDWHGPHTADAPLVLVLHGLTGSSNSPYVAGIQKALADQGWASVALNWRGCSGEPNLLPRSYHSGASEDLAETIRHLRAKRPLAPLYAVGYSLGGNVLLKHLGETGSASGVLGAVAVSVPFRLDQCADRIGQGFSKVYQAHFMREMVAYIKNKQRQFQHDGREDGLAALAALGSLENMRTFWDFDGRVTAPLHGFNDAEDYYRRASSRYFLGEIRTPTLIIQAADDPFVFPHSLPQASELSPSTAFELQARGGHVGFVDGSLRQPGYYLERRIPQWLARAST, encoded by the coding sequence GTGCCCCCTTCGTCAGAACGCTTCACCCCCGCCTTCGGCCTCGGCAATCCGCACCTGCAAACCTTGTGGGGACCGCTGTGGCGCAAAACCGTACATATCGAGCGTGAACGCGAACGCCTGTGGCTTGAGGACGGCGACTTCCTCGATCTCGACTGGCACGGTCCGCACACCGCCGATGCGCCCCTGGTGTTGGTACTGCACGGCCTGACCGGTTCCTCCAATTCGCCTTACGTCGCCGGCATCCAGAAGGCGCTGGCCGATCAAGGCTGGGCCAGTGTTGCGCTGAACTGGCGCGGTTGTTCGGGCGAGCCGAATCTGCTGCCGCGCAGTTATCATTCCGGCGCCAGCGAAGACCTCGCCGAAACCATCAGACACCTGCGCGCCAAGCGACCGTTGGCACCGCTGTATGCCGTTGGCTATTCGTTGGGCGGCAATGTGTTGCTCAAACATCTTGGGGAAACCGGCAGCGCCAGCGGTGTGCTAGGTGCCGTGGCGGTGTCAGTGCCGTTTCGCCTCGATCAATGCGCCGACCGCATCGGCCAGGGATTTTCCAAGGTCTATCAAGCGCACTTCATGCGCGAGATGGTCGCCTACATCAAGAACAAGCAGCGGCAGTTTCAGCATGACGGCCGCGAAGACGGACTCGCCGCACTGGCGGCTCTCGGTTCGCTGGAGAACATGCGCACCTTCTGGGATTTCGATGGCCGGGTGACCGCGCCGTTGCACGGTTTCAATGATGCCGAGGATTACTATCGTCGCGCCTCAAGCCGCTATTTCCTCGGTGAGATCCGCACGCCGACGCTGATCATTCAGGCGGCGGACGATCCGTTCGTGTTCCCGCACAGTTTGCCGCAGGCCAGTGAGCTGTCGCCGTCGACCGCCTTCGAATTGCAGGCACGCGGCGGGCACGTCGGCTTCGTCGATGGCTCGCTGCGCCAGCCCGGTTATTACCTGGAACGACGCATCCCACAGTGGCTGGCGCGCGCGTCCACATGA
- a CDS encoding AraC family transcriptional regulator, producing the protein MSDQGESIHFWQTAPLAGVELLSARYIEHRFAPHVHDGFVIGMIMAGAQRYRYRGAEHLAGSGTLVLINPDELHTGHKGTEDGWLYRAFYPDTAQIVSLLDELELSTTSLPAFGATLYRDADLVNGFAQLHRLLESPATALQQQTVWREMMLLLLQRHAAVPVPGRAGKEHRAVLLGKELLHAQLAAPPSLEELAAAVNLSPFHFARVFRRATGMPPHTWLMQQRIAQARALLQHGCLPVEVATRLGFADQSHLSRQFKQAYGVGPAAYRSARQFPSENE; encoded by the coding sequence ATGAGCGATCAGGGCGAGTCGATCCATTTCTGGCAAACCGCGCCACTGGCCGGGGTCGAGTTGTTGTCGGCGCGCTACATCGAGCATCGTTTCGCCCCGCATGTGCACGACGGATTCGTGATCGGCATGATCATGGCCGGCGCCCAGCGTTATCGCTATCGCGGCGCCGAACATCTGGCCGGCAGCGGCACGCTGGTGTTGATCAATCCGGACGAATTGCACACCGGGCACAAAGGCACCGAGGACGGCTGGCTGTATCGGGCGTTTTATCCCGATACGGCGCAAATCGTTTCGCTGCTGGATGAGCTGGAACTGTCCACCACGAGTCTGCCGGCGTTTGGCGCCACGCTGTATCGCGATGCGGATCTGGTCAACGGCTTTGCGCAATTGCATCGTTTGCTCGAAAGCCCGGCCACCGCGCTGCAACAGCAGACGGTGTGGCGCGAGATGATGTTGCTGCTGTTGCAGCGCCATGCGGCAGTGCCGGTGCCGGGTCGAGCCGGCAAGGAACACCGCGCGGTGCTGCTGGGCAAGGAATTGTTGCACGCGCAATTGGCGGCGCCACCGTCACTGGAAGAGCTGGCGGCAGCGGTCAATCTGTCGCCCTTCCATTTCGCCCGGGTGTTCCGCCGCGCCACCGGCATGCCGCCGCACACCTGGCTGATGCAGCAACGCATCGCCCAGGCTCGCGCACTCCTGCAGCACGGCTGCTTGCCGGTGGAGGTCGCCACACGATTGGGGTTTGCCGACCAGAGCCATTTGAGCCGGCAGTTCAAGCAGGCTTATGGCGTCGGCCCCGCCGCGTACCGCAGCGCCCGACAATTTCCTTCAGAAAACGAATAA